The Streptomyces sp. ICC1 DNA window CACCGGATGCGCGCCGGGACCAAGCTGTGATCGCGGCACGCGAACGCGGTGGCACGGGCGGGTGGGCTGCGGAGCCGGAGTCAGTCGGCGGCGGGGCGGCGGCCGCTCATCAGGCGTTGCAGCACGATGAACACGAGCAGCAGGGCACCGATGACGATCCGGGTCCACCAGGAGCTGAGCGTGCCCTGGAAGTTGACGACCGTCTGGATCATGCCGAGGACGAGCACGCCGAGGGCGGTGCCCAGGACGAAGCCGGAACCGCCGGTCAGCAGCGTGCCGCCGATCACGGTGGCTGCGATCGCGTCGAGTTCCATGCCCATGGCGTGGAGGGCGTAGCCGGAGAGCATGTAAAAGGTCAGCAGCAGGCCGCCGAGTGCGGAGCACAGGCCGCTGACGGCGTATGCGGCGATCTTGGTGGAGCCCGTCGGAAGACCCATCAGCCGAGCGGAGGACTCGTTGCCGCCCAGCGCGTACACGTTGCGGCCGAAGCGCGTGTGGTGCAGGACGACGAAGGCGATCACCAGCACGGCCAGGGCGATGACCACCGGGATCGAGACGAACAGTCCTCCCGGGCCGTACAGCCGGGTCTGCGCGATTCCCGCCGTCGTGGGGTCGCTGATCGTGATGGATTCGGTGCTGATCGTGTAGCAGAGCCCGCGGGCGAGGAACATGCCGGCCAGGGTGACGATGAACGGCTGGATCTCGAAGGTGTGGATGATCCAGCCCATGAGCGTCCCGCTCCCGGCGCCGACGAGCAGGACCAGGGGGATGACGGTGGCCAGGGGCCAGCCGTGCGACTCGACCAGCCAGGCGGTGAGCATGGTCGACAGGGCCACCATGGAGCCGACGGACAGATCGATGCCGCCGGTGAGGATGACGAAGGTCGCCCCGACCGCGACGACCAGGAGGAATCCGTTGTCGATCAGCAGGTTCAGTACGACTTGCGCGGAGAGGAAGCCCTCGTAGCGCACCGATCCGACGCTGAACATGACGGCCAGCAGGACGGCTGTGACGATCAGTGGGATACGGGTGCGGGTGCGCGGGGACACGGTCGCGAAGGGGCGGGTGAGGTGCGCGGCGACGCTCGCGATGCCGGTACTCATGCGCGTACCTCCTGCTGCTGCGGGGCGGCGCCCGCCGGGGTGTGGGATCGGGGAGTGGCCGCCCCGCGGCGGCGCAGGACCTTGGACCGGAAGACCGGGGACTGCACGAGGCAGACGACGATGACGACGAAGGCCTTGAAGACGAGGGTGGTCTCGGGTGGGACGCCGAGGGTGTAGACGGTGGTGGAGAGGGTCTGGATGATCAGGGCGCCCAGGACGGTGCCGCCGAGGGAGAAGCGTCCTCCGGTCAGTGCGGTGCCGCCGACGACGACGGCGAGGATCGCGTCGAGTTCGATCCACAGGCCGGCGTTGTTGCCGTCGGCGCTGGAGACGTTGGAGCTGATCATCAACCCGGCGACGGCCGCGCACAGCGCGCTGAAGACGTAGACCAGGGCGAGGAGACCGCCTGCCCGGATGCCGACCAGGCGGCTCGCGGCGGGGTTGCCGCCGACGGACTCGATCAGCATGCCGAGTGCGCTGCGGCGGGTGACGAGGGCGGTGAGCGCGACGAGGGCTGCCGCAAGGAGGACGGCGAACGGGAAGGTCAGCCAGTAGCCCCCGCCGATCATTTTGTAGGGGGCGCTGGTCACCGTGACGATCTGACCGCCCGTGATCAGCTGGGCGACGCCGCGGCCCGCGACCATGAGGATCAAGGTGGCCACGATGGGCTGCACGCCCAGCCCGGACACCAGGAAGCCGTTGGCCAGGCCCAGTACGAGGGCGACGCCGAGCGCGAGGGCGACGGCCGTGAGCAGGGTGGCGACGCTGCCGGGATGCGCGGCGGTGGAGATGTGCCCGCAGGCGAGGGCGCCGGCGATGGCGACGGTGGAACCCACCGAGAGGTCGATCCCGCGGGTGGCGATGACCAGGGTCATGCCGAGCGCCACCAGGATGAGTGGCGCACCGAACTGGAGGATGTCGATGAGGCTGCCGTAGAGGTGGCCGTCGCGCACGCGGACGGAGAAGAAGTCGTGGTGGAACGCGAGGTTGCCGAGGAGCAGGGCGAGCAGGATGAGCGCGGGCCACAGCAGGCGGTGGCCGGCCAGCCGTCTCCCGATCGCGGCGGCCGCCTCGGACTTGGCGGGCTGGGTGGTCATGAGTCCGTTCCGGTGGCGATGGTCGTGAGGAGGCGTTCGGGCGTGACGGTGTCGTCGTTCGCGAGGGTGGCCACCATGCGGTGGTCGCGGAGCACGGCGATGCGGTGGCTCAGGCGCAGGACCTCTTCGAGTTCCGCCGAGATGAACAGCACGGCGGTGCCTTCGCCCGCCAGGCGGGCCACGAGTTTCTGGATCTCCGCCTTGGCCCCGATGTCGATGCCCCGGGTGGGTTCGTCGAGGATCAGGAGC harbors:
- the yjfF gene encoding galactofuranose ABC transporter, permease protein YjfF gives rise to the protein MSTGIASVAAHLTRPFATVSPRTRTRIPLIVTAVLLAVMFSVGSVRYEGFLSAQVVLNLLIDNGFLLVVAVGATFVILTGGIDLSVGSMVALSTMLTAWLVESHGWPLATVIPLVLLVGAGSGTLMGWIIHTFEIQPFIVTLAGMFLARGLCYTISTESITISDPTTAGIAQTRLYGPGGLFVSIPVVIALAVLVIAFVVLHHTRFGRNVYALGGNESSARLMGLPTGSTKIAAYAVSGLCSALGGLLLTFYMLSGYALHAMGMELDAIAATVIGGTLLTGGSGFVLGTALGVLVLGMIQTVVNFQGTLSSWWTRIVIGALLLVFIVLQRLMSGRRPAAD
- a CDS encoding ABC transporter permease — translated: MTTQPAKSEAAAAIGRRLAGHRLLWPALILLALLLGNLAFHHDFFSVRVRDGHLYGSLIDILQFGAPLILVALGMTLVIATRGIDLSVGSTVAIAGALACGHISTAAHPGSVATLLTAVALALGVALVLGLANGFLVSGLGVQPIVATLILMVAGRGVAQLITGGQIVTVTSAPYKMIGGGYWLTFPFAVLLAAALVALTALVTRRSALGMLIESVGGNPAASRLVGIRAGGLLALVYVFSALCAAVAGLMISSNVSSADGNNAGLWIELDAILAVVVGGTALTGGRFSLGGTVLGALIIQTLSTTVYTLGVPPETTLVFKAFVVIVVCLVQSPVFRSKVLRRRGAATPRSHTPAGAAPQQQEVRA